In Mycobacterium stomatepiae, the following are encoded in one genomic region:
- the prpD gene encoding 2-methylcitrate dehydratase PrpD, with translation MLMHELRARRSADDFPRSEHLAAKIAAVATDPVAVDPETAEMVRNRIIDNAAVSAASVIRRPVTVAREQALAHPVKRGARVFGVPGTYSTEWAAWANGVAVRELDFHDTFLAADYSHPGDNIPPLVAVAQQLDVRGTDLIRGLATAYEIQIDLVKGICLHEHKIDHVAHLGPSVAAGVGTMLRLDADTIYQAVGQALHLTTATRQSRKGLISSWKAFAPAFAGKIAIEAVDRAMRGEGSPAPIWEGEDGVIAWLLGGTERTYRVPLPEAGEPKRAILDSYTKEHSAEYQSQAPIDLARRLRERIGDLDQVATIVLHTSHHTHNVIGTGSGDPQKFDPDASRETLDHSLPYIFAVALQDGSWHHERSYAPERAHRADTVELWHKISTVEDPEWTRRYHSNDPVEKAFGARAEVTLKSGEVITDELAVADAHPLGARPFARDQYVRKFTELADDVVEPAEQQRFLSTVDSLADLKGGALGALNVVVDPRVLDKAPVTASGIFR, from the coding sequence GGTGCGCAACCGGATCATCGACAATGCCGCCGTCAGTGCCGCGTCGGTGATCCGGCGACCCGTCACGGTGGCGCGCGAGCAGGCGCTGGCGCATCCGGTGAAGCGGGGAGCACGGGTGTTCGGCGTGCCGGGCACCTATTCGACGGAGTGGGCGGCCTGGGCCAACGGCGTCGCGGTGCGCGAGCTTGATTTTCACGACACGTTCCTGGCCGCCGACTACTCCCATCCGGGCGATAACATCCCGCCGCTCGTCGCCGTCGCCCAGCAGCTCGATGTGCGGGGCACGGACCTGATCCGCGGCCTGGCCACCGCGTACGAGATCCAGATCGATCTCGTCAAGGGAATCTGCCTGCACGAGCACAAGATCGACCATGTCGCGCATCTGGGGCCGTCGGTCGCCGCGGGGGTCGGGACGATGCTTCGGCTGGACGCCGACACCATCTATCAGGCGGTCGGGCAAGCGCTGCACCTGACCACGGCCACCCGCCAATCCCGCAAGGGTCTGATCTCCAGCTGGAAGGCGTTCGCGCCCGCGTTTGCCGGAAAGATCGCCATCGAGGCGGTCGACCGGGCGATGCGCGGCGAGGGATCGCCGGCGCCGATCTGGGAAGGCGAGGACGGCGTCATCGCCTGGCTGCTCGGTGGCACCGAGCGCACCTACCGAGTGCCGCTGCCGGAGGCCGGTGAACCCAAGCGCGCGATTCTGGACAGCTACACCAAGGAGCACTCCGCGGAGTACCAGAGCCAGGCGCCGATCGACCTGGCGCGCCGGCTACGTGAGCGGATCGGCGACCTCGATCAGGTCGCGACGATCGTGCTGCACACCAGCCATCACACCCACAACGTGATCGGCACCGGCTCCGGCGATCCGCAGAAGTTCGACCCGGACGCCTCGCGCGAGACGCTGGATCACTCGTTGCCCTATATTTTCGCGGTCGCGCTGCAAGACGGCAGCTGGCACCACGAGCGCTCCTACGCTCCCGAGCGCGCGCATCGGGCCGACACCGTTGAACTGTGGCACAAGATTTCCACCGTCGAGGATCCGGAATGGACTCGCCGCTACCACTCGAATGACCCAGTGGAGAAGGCCTTTGGGGCGCGCGCGGAGGTGACGCTGAAGAGCGGCGAGGTGATCACCGACGAATTGGCGGTGGCCGACGCCCACCCGCTCGGCGCCCGGCCATTCGCCCGCGATCAGTACGTGCGCAAGTTCACCGAGCTGGCCGACGACGTCGTGGAACCCGCTGAGCAGCAACGATTCTTGTCCACGGTCGACTCGCTCGCCGATCTGAAGGGTGGTGCGCTGGGAGCGCTGAATGTGGTGGTCGATCCGCGGGTGCTGGACAAGGCGCCGGTGACTGCGTCGGGGATCTTCCGATGA
- the prpB gene encoding methylisocitrate lyase codes for MSGPVIGSASSAADKRVALRAGLDSGRLQRLPGAFSPLVAKAVAEAGFEGVYVSGAALAADLGLPDIGLTTLTEVAGRGAQIAAATNLPTLIDADTGFGAPLNAARTVTVLEDAGLAGCHLEDQVSPKRCGHLDGKAVVPAADMVKRLRAAISARRDPNFVICARTDAAGIEGLPAAIDRARADADAGADLIFTEALTEVSEFEAFRAAVDVPLLANMTEFGKSPLLSARRLADVGYNVVIYPVTTLRLAMFAFEAGLREIESSGTQFDLLERMQHRSRLYSLLRYEDYNEFDTDTYNFTLEGKQS; via the coding sequence ATGAGTGGGCCGGTGATCGGCTCCGCGTCCAGCGCCGCCGACAAGCGTGTCGCACTACGCGCAGGTCTGGATTCTGGTCGGCTGCAACGGCTTCCGGGTGCCTTCTCGCCGCTGGTGGCCAAGGCTGTTGCCGAAGCGGGCTTCGAGGGGGTCTATGTGTCCGGCGCCGCTCTGGCCGCCGATCTCGGCCTGCCCGACATCGGTTTGACGACGCTGACCGAGGTGGCGGGCCGGGGCGCGCAGATCGCCGCCGCCACCAACCTGCCCACGCTGATCGACGCGGACACCGGATTCGGCGCGCCGCTCAACGCCGCCCGTACGGTGACGGTCCTGGAGGACGCCGGATTAGCCGGATGTCACCTCGAGGATCAGGTCAGCCCGAAGCGTTGCGGTCACCTGGACGGCAAAGCCGTCGTCCCGGCCGCTGACATGGTAAAGCGTTTGCGCGCAGCGATATCCGCGCGGCGCGACCCCAACTTCGTCATCTGCGCACGCACCGATGCCGCGGGAATCGAGGGTCTGCCCGCCGCGATCGACCGGGCCCGTGCGGACGCGGACGCGGGAGCCGACCTGATCTTCACCGAAGCGTTGACCGAAGTGTCGGAGTTCGAGGCGTTCCGCGCCGCGGTCGACGTTCCCTTGCTGGCCAATATGACCGAATTCGGCAAGTCGCCGCTACTGAGCGCGCGTCGACTCGCGGACGTCGGCTACAACGTCGTCATTTACCCGGTCACCACCCTGCGCCTTGCGATGTTCGCGTTCGAGGCGGGCCTGCGCGAAATCGAGTCGTCGGGAACGCAATTCGATTTGCTGGAGCGGATGCAACACCGCAGCCGGCTGTACTCGCTGCTGCGTTATGAGGACTACAACGAATTCGACACCGATACTTACAATTTCACGCTCGAAGGGAAGCAGTCATGA
- a CDS encoding bifunctional 2-methylcitrate synthase/citrate synthase gives MTAPTADIKKGLAGVVVDTTAISKVVPETNSLTYRGYPVQDLAAHCSFEQVAFLLWRGELPTDAELALFSQRERASRRIDRSMLSLLSKLPDNCHPMDVVRTAISFLGAEDPDEDDDSANRAKSLRMLAVLPTIVAVDMRRRRGLEPIPPHSGLGYTENFLQMCFGEVPEPHVVKAFEQSMILYAEHGFNASTFAARVVTSTQSDIYSAVTGAIGALKGALHGGANEAVMHDMIEIGDPGNAREWLRGKLARKEKIMGFGHRVYKNGDSRVPTMKEALRRVAATRSHAGGQRWLDIYNILEAEMFDATGILPNLDFPTGPAYYLMGFDIACFTPIFVMSRITGWTAHIMEQAASNSLIRPLSAYSGRAQRALALR, from the coding sequence ATGACCGCGCCGACCGCTGACATCAAGAAGGGCCTCGCCGGTGTGGTGGTGGATACCACCGCCATCTCGAAGGTGGTGCCGGAGACCAATTCGCTGACCTATCGCGGATATCCGGTCCAGGATCTGGCCGCCCACTGCAGCTTTGAGCAAGTGGCGTTTTTGCTCTGGCGCGGCGAATTGCCTACCGACGCCGAGCTGGCGCTGTTCAGCCAGCGCGAACGCGCGAGTCGCCGGATCGACCGATCGATGCTGTCGCTGTTGAGCAAGCTCCCCGACAACTGCCATCCGATGGACGTGGTGCGCACCGCGATCAGCTTCTTGGGTGCCGAGGATCCCGACGAGGACGACGACTCGGCCAACCGGGCCAAGTCGCTGCGCATGCTCGCGGTGCTGCCGACCATCGTCGCGGTGGACATGCGGCGCCGACGCGGGCTGGAGCCGATCCCCCCGCACAGCGGGCTGGGATACACGGAGAACTTTCTGCAGATGTGCTTCGGCGAGGTGCCCGAACCCCACGTCGTGAAAGCCTTCGAGCAGTCGATGATTCTTTATGCCGAACACGGTTTCAACGCCTCCACGTTCGCCGCGCGGGTGGTGACGTCGACGCAGTCGGACATCTACAGCGCGGTCACCGGGGCCATCGGTGCGCTCAAGGGCGCGTTGCACGGCGGCGCGAACGAGGCGGTCATGCACGACATGATCGAGATCGGTGACCCGGGCAACGCGCGAGAATGGTTGCGCGGCAAGCTCGCCCGCAAAGAGAAGATCATGGGCTTCGGGCACCGGGTCTACAAGAACGGTGACTCCCGGGTGCCGACGATGAAGGAGGCGCTGCGCCGAGTCGCCGCGACGCGCTCCCACGCCGGTGGCCAGCGCTGGCTGGACATCTACAACATCCTGGAAGCCGAGATGTTCGACGCTACCGGGATCTTGCCCAATCTCGACTTCCCAACGGGTCCGGCGTACTACCTGATGGGGTTCGACATCGCCTGCTTCACGCCGATCTTCGTGATGAGCAGGATCACCGGGTGGACCGCCCACATCATGGAGCAGGCCGCGTCGAACTCCTTGATCCGCCCGTTGAGTGCTTACTCGGGGCGCGCGCAGCGGGCGTTGGCCCTGCGGTAG
- a CDS encoding DUF3556 domain-containing protein, protein MGFLQPELPQVDIDEWSKLSRSEKIRPMARHWAEVGFGTPVILHLFYVGKILLYILFAWVFAVATTRGLAFTNVLSWYCEPIVFEKVVLYTMLFEVIGLGCGFGPLNNRFNPPLGSILYWLRPDTIRLPPWPKRVPGTKGTARTLVDNALYGLLLLVIFLTLFADGTGPVPELGTQVGLIPTWRIVLILALLAVLGLRDKVIFLAARGEVYATLTVTFLFGGVDMIIAAKLVFLVIWMGAATSKLNKHFPFVMSTMMSNNPVFRPRFIKRAFFEKFPDDLRPGRLSRVFAHFSTSVEMCVPIALFVAHGGWWTAVPAAIMVIFHFGILSAIPMGVPLEWNVFMIFGVFALFVGHAHTGLTDLKNPVLVGLFIAFIASIVILGNLFPRKISFLPGMRYYAGNWDTTLWCIKASADKKINHNIVSIASMPAAQLEKVYGKERAQIPMYLGYAFRAMNTHGRALFTLAHRAMADGNEEDYVITDGERICSTAVGWNFGDGHMHNEQLIAAMQQRCGFRPGEVRVVLLDAQPIHKQTQSYRLVDAATGEFERGVVKVADMVTRQPWADDVPVQVLSDAAEAEPPVEEPEHDESSPA, encoded by the coding sequence ATGGGATTTCTCCAACCCGAACTGCCGCAGGTCGACATCGACGAGTGGAGCAAGCTGTCCCGCAGCGAAAAGATCCGGCCGATGGCCCGACATTGGGCCGAGGTGGGCTTCGGAACGCCGGTCATTCTGCACCTGTTCTATGTCGGAAAGATTCTGCTTTACATCCTGTTCGCGTGGGTTTTTGCGGTGGCGACCACCCGCGGCTTGGCGTTCACCAACGTGCTGTCGTGGTACTGCGAGCCAATCGTGTTCGAGAAGGTCGTGCTCTACACGATGCTCTTCGAGGTGATCGGGCTGGGCTGCGGCTTCGGGCCGCTGAACAACCGGTTCAACCCGCCGCTGGGCTCGATCCTGTACTGGTTGCGGCCCGACACCATCCGGCTGCCCCCGTGGCCCAAGCGCGTCCCGGGGACCAAGGGCACCGCCCGGACCCTAGTCGACAACGCGCTGTACGGGCTGCTCTTGCTGGTGATCTTCCTGACCCTGTTCGCCGACGGCACCGGCCCGGTGCCGGAGCTGGGCACCCAGGTCGGTTTGATACCCACCTGGCGGATCGTGCTGATCCTGGCGCTGCTCGCGGTGCTGGGATTGCGCGACAAGGTGATCTTTCTGGCCGCCCGCGGTGAGGTCTACGCGACGCTGACGGTGACCTTCCTGTTCGGCGGCGTCGACATGATCATCGCCGCCAAACTGGTCTTTCTGGTGATTTGGATGGGCGCGGCGACGTCCAAGCTGAACAAGCACTTTCCGTTCGTGATGTCGACGATGATGTCGAACAACCCGGTCTTTCGGCCCCGATTCATCAAGCGGGCGTTCTTCGAGAAGTTCCCCGACGATCTGCGGCCCGGCCGCTTGTCGCGGGTCTTCGCCCACTTCAGCACCTCCGTCGAAATGTGCGTGCCCATCGCGCTATTCGTCGCACACGGCGGCTGGTGGACCGCGGTACCCGCGGCCATCATGGTGATCTTCCACTTCGGCATCCTGTCGGCCATCCCGATGGGAGTGCCGCTGGAGTGGAACGTGTTCATGATCTTCGGCGTGTTCGCGTTGTTCGTCGGCCACGCCCATACCGGCCTGACCGACCTGAAAAACCCTGTCCTGGTCGGGCTTTTCATCGCGTTCATCGCCTCGATTGTGATCTTGGGCAACCTGTTTCCGCGCAAGATCTCGTTCCTGCCCGGCATGCGCTATTACGCCGGTAACTGGGACACCACACTGTGGTGTATCAAGGCGTCGGCGGACAAGAAGATCAACCACAACATCGTCTCGATCGCCAGCATGCCCGCGGCCCAGCTGGAGAAGGTGTATGGCAAGGAACGTGCGCAGATCCCGATGTATCTCGGATATGCGTTCCGCGCCATGAACACTCACGGCCGGGCGTTGTTCACGCTGGCGCATCGCGCGATGGCCGACGGGAACGAAGAGGACTACGTCATCACCGACGGGGAGCGCATCTGCAGCACCGCCGTCGGCTGGAATTTCGGTGACGGGCACATGCACAACGAGCAGCTGATCGCCGCGATGCAGCAGCGCTGCGGCTTCCGGCCCGGCGAGGTGCGGGTCGTGCTACTCGACGCCCAGCCGATCCACAAACAGACCCAGTCCTACCGGCTGGTGGACGCCGCGACGGGTGAATTCGAGCGCGGTGTCGTCAAAGTCGCGGACATGGTGACCCGGCAGCCCTGGGCCGACGATGTGCCGGTCCAGGTGCTGTCGGATGCTGCCGAGGCTGAGCCCCCCGTCGAGGAGCCCGAGCACGACGAGAGTTCGCCAGCCTAA
- the metE gene encoding 5-methyltetrahydropteroyltriglutamate--homocysteine S-methyltransferase, translating to MTPQAFTATIVGSPRIGPNRELKRATEGYWKGRTSRSELESVAATLRRDTWKSLADAGLDSVPVNTFSYYDQVLDTAVMLGALPLRAAQVPDDLDRYFAAARGNSDVAPLEMTKWFDTNYHYIVPEIEPATKFTLNPHKVVSELKEALEQGIPARPVVIGPVTFLLLSKGVNGGGAPIDRLQELVPIYSELLGLLADNGAQWVQIDEPALVTDISPDAPALAEAVYNALGKLSNRPAICVATYFGDPGDSLGALARTPVEAIGVDLVYGADTALAAVPELANKILVAGVVDGRNIWRTDLQAALGKLTNLLGSAGSVAVSTSCSTLHVPYSLEPETGLDDALRSWLAFGQEKVAEVVTLARALRDGRDALSKDIAEEIAASNAAAASRTSDPRLHNDGLRTRLDSILASGVHRGDAAQRRTTQAERLHLPPLPTTTIGSFPQTVEIRKARAALVGGGVDEAEYDRRMKEEISDVIKLQEQLGLDVLVHGEPERNDMVQYFAEQLDGFFATKNGWVQSYGSRCVRPPVLYGDVIRQQPMTVEWAKYAQSLTDKPVKGMLTGPVTILAWSFVRDDQPLDETANQVALAIRDETVDLQSAGIAVIQVDEPALRELLPLRRADQDDYLRWAVGSFRLATSGVADSTQIHTHLCYSEFGEVIGAIADLDADVTSIEAARSHMEVLDDLNSVGFANSVGPGVYDIHSPRVPSKGEMAESLRAALRAVPAERLWVNPDCGLKTRNTDEVSASLQNMVAAAQQVRAGV from the coding sequence GTGACACCCCAAGCGTTTACCGCAACAATTGTCGGCTCCCCACGGATCGGCCCGAACCGCGAACTCAAACGCGCGACCGAGGGCTACTGGAAAGGCCGGACCAGCCGATCCGAACTCGAAAGCGTCGCCGCGACCCTGCGCCGCGACACGTGGAAAAGCCTGGCCGACGCCGGCCTGGACTCGGTACCGGTGAACACCTTCTCCTACTACGACCAGGTGCTCGACACCGCGGTCATGCTCGGCGCGTTGCCGCTCCGGGCCGCACAGGTTCCCGACGATCTGGACCGCTATTTCGCCGCGGCGCGCGGCAACTCCGATGTCGCGCCGCTGGAGATGACCAAGTGGTTCGACACCAACTACCACTACATCGTTCCCGAGATCGAGCCCGCGACGAAGTTCACCCTGAACCCGCACAAGGTGGTCTCCGAGCTGAAAGAGGCTCTCGAGCAAGGGATTCCGGCACGACCGGTCGTGATCGGCCCGGTCACCTTCCTGCTGCTGAGCAAGGGCGTCAACGGCGGCGGCGCGCCGATCGACCGGCTGCAGGAGCTCGTGCCGATCTACTCCGAGCTGCTGGGCCTGCTGGCCGACAATGGCGCGCAGTGGGTGCAGATCGACGAACCGGCGCTGGTCACCGACATCTCTCCGGACGCACCTGCGCTGGCCGAGGCGGTCTACAACGCGCTGGGCAAGCTGAGCAACCGGCCGGCCATCTGCGTCGCCACCTACTTCGGTGACCCCGGCGACTCGTTGGGAGCGCTGGCCCGCACACCGGTCGAGGCGATCGGCGTCGACCTCGTCTACGGCGCCGACACCGCGCTGGCCGCGGTCCCCGAGCTGGCGAACAAGATCCTGGTGGCCGGCGTGGTCGACGGACGCAATATCTGGCGCACCGACCTGCAGGCGGCACTCGGCAAGCTGACGAACCTGCTGGGTTCGGCTGGAAGCGTTGCGGTTTCGACCTCATGCTCGACTCTGCACGTGCCGTACTCGCTGGAGCCCGAGACCGGCCTGGATGACGCGCTGCGCAGCTGGCTGGCGTTCGGTCAGGAGAAGGTCGCCGAGGTGGTGACGCTGGCTCGCGCGCTGCGGGACGGTCGCGACGCCTTGTCGAAGGACATTGCCGAGGAGATCGCGGCCTCCAACGCCGCCGCCGCCTCGCGCACGAGTGACCCACGGCTGCACAACGACGGACTCCGGACCCGGCTCGATTCGATCCTGGCGTCCGGCGTGCATCGCGGCGACGCCGCACAACGGCGAACCACCCAGGCGGAGCGGCTGCACCTGCCGCCGTTGCCGACCACGACGATCGGGTCGTTCCCGCAGACCGTCGAGATCCGGAAGGCGCGGGCCGCGCTGGTCGGCGGTGGGGTCGATGAAGCCGAGTACGACCGGCGGATGAAGGAGGAGATTTCCGACGTCATCAAGCTGCAGGAGCAACTCGGCCTCGACGTGCTGGTGCACGGCGAGCCGGAGCGCAACGACATGGTGCAGTACTTCGCCGAGCAGCTGGACGGCTTCTTCGCCACCAAGAACGGCTGGGTGCAGTCCTACGGCAGCCGCTGCGTGCGACCGCCGGTCCTCTACGGTGACGTGATCCGCCAGCAGCCGATGACGGTGGAGTGGGCCAAGTACGCGCAGTCCCTGACCGACAAGCCGGTCAAGGGCATGTTGACCGGCCCGGTGACGATCCTGGCGTGGTCGTTCGTTCGGGACGACCAGCCATTGGACGAGACGGCCAACCAGGTGGCACTGGCCATCCGCGACGAGACGGTGGATTTGCAGTCGGCCGGCATCGCGGTGATCCAGGTCGATGAGCCCGCGCTGCGCGAGCTTTTGCCGCTGCGCCGCGCCGATCAGGACGACTACTTGCGTTGGGCGGTCGGCTCTTTCCGGCTGGCCACCTCCGGAGTCGCCGACTCGACGCAGATCCACACGCACCTTTGCTACTCGGAGTTCGGGGAGGTGATCGGCGCGATCGCAGACCTGGACGCCGACGTGACGTCGATCGAGGCCGCCCGCTCGCACATGGAGGTGCTGGACGACCTGAACTCGGTCGGGTTCGCCAACAGCGTGGGCCCGGGCGTCTACGACATCCACTCGCCGCGGGTGCCGAGCAAGGGCGAGATGGCCGAGTCGCTACGGGCCGCGCTGCGGGCAGTTCCGGCGGAACGGCTGTGGGTCAACCCCGACTGCGGGCTCAAGACGCGCAACACCGACGAGGTGAGCGCGTCGCTGCAGAACATGGTCGCCGCCGCACAGCAAGTCCGCGCGGGGGTCTAG